A DNA window from Chelativorans sp. AA-79 contains the following coding sequences:
- a CDS encoding ABC transporter ATP-binding protein yields MAHIELKNITKTFGANTALRGLDLEVADGQFFVLLGETGAGKTTTLRIVAGLEKPTAGTVLIDGVDVGSWGAAERDVALVLQQYSLYPRYTVRENLEFPLKSKIRRVEPAEMKVRVERVAKTLRIDHLLDRKTDRLSGGEMQRVSIGRAIVRKPRVFLMDEPLSALDAKLREALRTELKNLQMNLGATFLFVTHDQIEAMSMGDRIGVLDRGRLVQVGTPSEIYSRPKNTFVARSVGSPPMNLIHGAISGGNAVAEAGFNLPIATLSGGMEGRDLIFGIRPEDMFLESGAPAQARVHDVENYGVEKIVTLHAGDSVIRLTTPAHQNLRIDEAVQFSCNPNKVILFDGGTGKSLAYPA; encoded by the coding sequence ATGGCGCATATCGAACTGAAAAACATCACGAAGACCTTCGGTGCCAACACCGCGCTTCGAGGGCTCGACCTCGAAGTGGCCGACGGCCAGTTCTTCGTGCTGCTCGGCGAGACGGGTGCCGGCAAGACCACCACGCTGCGCATCGTGGCCGGGCTGGAGAAGCCGACCGCGGGAACCGTGCTGATCGACGGGGTTGACGTCGGCAGCTGGGGGGCGGCCGAACGCGACGTCGCGCTCGTGCTTCAGCAATATTCGCTCTATCCGCGCTATACGGTGCGCGAGAACCTCGAATTCCCTTTGAAGTCCAAAATCCGCCGCGTCGAGCCGGCCGAGATGAAAGTGCGCGTGGAGCGCGTCGCGAAGACCTTGCGCATCGACCACCTGCTCGACCGCAAGACCGACCGCCTTTCCGGCGGCGAGATGCAGCGCGTTTCCATAGGACGGGCCATCGTGCGCAAGCCGCGGGTCTTTCTCATGGATGAGCCGCTGTCGGCGCTCGATGCCAAGCTGCGCGAGGCGCTGCGCACCGAGCTAAAAAATCTCCAGATGAATCTCGGCGCGACATTCCTGTTCGTCACGCACGACCAGATCGAGGCCATGTCCATGGGCGACCGGATCGGCGTTCTCGACCGTGGCCGGCTCGTCCAGGTCGGCACCCCTTCGGAAATCTACTCCAGACCGAAGAACACGTTCGTGGCCCGTTCGGTGGGCTCCCCGCCGATGAATCTCATCCACGGCGCAATCAGCGGCGGAAATGCCGTGGCGGAGGCTGGTTTCAATCTGCCGATCGCGACGCTCAGCGGCGGTATGGAAGGCCGTGACCTGATTTTCGGGATCAGGCCCGAGGACATGTTCCTCGAAAGCGGTGCCCCTGCACAGGCAAGAGTGCATGACGTGGAAAATTACGGTGTCGAGAAGATCGTCACTTTGCATGCCGGTGACAGCGTGATCCGGCTGACGACACCGGCGCACCAGAACCTTCGGATCGACGAGGCCGTGCAGTTCTCCTGCAATCCCAACAAGGTGATCCTGTTCGACGGGGGGACGGGCAAGAGTCTCGCCTATCCCGCGTGA
- a CDS encoding mandelate racemase/muconate lactonizing enzyme family protein gives MRIKSAQAWWVRIPIEPDRQHRSDFGQLQTFDAAILRIETDDGLTGWGEGKNAAGSAGSYAALVHLLNHEIAPRLIGRDPADIVQIWEMLYNGVRYEAAAAQGHAMPELSRRGLSVAAISAVDIALWDILGKSLGQPVWRLLGGRKADRLPAYASGGWAPADRIGEQLQSYLAAGGFRAVKMRVGVMDGAPHISAARVKAARAALGPDIELMVDAHGTYTVAEAKRFIQLVSDCDLAWFEEPVSADDKAGMAEVRSSGPVPIAAGESDATRFAFRDLAVLKSADIFQPDPAFCGGITEAMRIGAIASAFNLRLAPHLWAGAPCFFAGLHVCAASPSSFTIEYSLGANPMIHDLVEDDVSVEDGMIEIPDRPGLGFTIAETVLEAYAQRS, from the coding sequence ATGCGGATCAAATCGGCACAGGCGTGGTGGGTCAGGATACCGATCGAGCCAGATCGCCAGCATCGCAGCGACTTCGGCCAGTTGCAGACTTTCGACGCTGCGATCCTGCGCATCGAGACCGATGACGGGCTGACAGGCTGGGGCGAAGGCAAGAACGCCGCCGGCAGCGCCGGCAGCTATGCCGCGCTGGTTCATCTGCTCAACCACGAGATCGCGCCCCGGCTGATCGGGCGCGATCCCGCCGACATCGTCCAGATATGGGAGATGCTCTATAACGGCGTGCGGTACGAAGCCGCCGCCGCCCAGGGTCATGCAATGCCCGAACTCTCGCGCCGGGGCCTGTCCGTCGCGGCGATCAGCGCTGTCGATATCGCGCTTTGGGACATCCTCGGCAAGTCGCTCGGACAGCCGGTATGGCGCCTGCTCGGAGGACGCAAGGCGGACCGGCTGCCCGCCTATGCTTCAGGCGGCTGGGCGCCCGCCGACAGGATCGGCGAGCAGTTGCAATCCTACCTCGCCGCCGGCGGGTTCCGGGCGGTGAAGATGCGCGTGGGGGTCATGGACGGCGCGCCGCACATTTCCGCGGCAAGGGTGAAGGCCGCCCGCGCCGCGCTCGGCCCCGACATTGAGCTGATGGTCGATGCGCACGGGACCTACACAGTGGCCGAGGCAAAACGCTTTATCCAACTCGTGTCCGATTGCGACCTCGCCTGGTTCGAGGAGCCGGTGAGCGCGGATGATAAAGCGGGCATGGCCGAGGTCCGATCGAGCGGCCCGGTGCCGATCGCCGCGGGTGAATCCGATGCGACGCGTTTCGCGTTCCGCGATCTCGCGGTCCTGAAGTCGGCCGACATCTTCCAGCCCGATCCGGCCTTCTGCGGCGGCATAACCGAGGCGATGCGCATCGGCGCGATCGCCAGCGCATTCAACTTGAGGCTTGCGCCGCATCTGTGGGCTGGCGCGCCTTGTTTCTTTGCCGGCCTGCATGTATGCGCAGCTTCGCCGTCGAGCTTCACCATCGAGTATTCGCTCGGCGCAAACCCGATGATACACGACCTCGTGGAGGATGACGTGTCGGTGGAGGACGGCATGATCGAAATCCCCGACCGTCCAGGCCTTGGCTTCACCATCGCGGAAACGGTTCTTGAAGCTTACGCGCAGAGAAGCTGA
- a CDS encoding sugar phosphate isomerase/epimerase family protein, translated as MHLSTHNWMRAEPLETTLRRIKRFGYESIEISGEPKQYEATETRALLKEHGIRCWGAVTLTLGERNLAAKDEGQRARTVDYVKSVITMVSELDGQIVTLVPATVGKVVPDATEEEEWRWVVDATRECFDHAQKQGVRIAVEPLNRFETYLFNRCAQALALADAVSPECGVCLDAFHLNIEEDDIYDAIRLAGPRLFDFHIADNNRFAAGLGHLDWPKIIGTLKEIGYDGALTNEFVAPVDRTPAAKYPDMVERDPVDIPPEQLKFIQDHGSSLLTETFYSDQMRITAETILPLIR; from the coding sequence GTGCATCTTTCGACACACAATTGGATGCGGGCGGAACCGCTGGAGACGACGCTGCGCCGCATCAAGCGGTTCGGCTATGAATCGATCGAGATCTCGGGCGAGCCGAAGCAATACGAGGCCACGGAGACGCGTGCCCTGCTCAAGGAACACGGCATCCGCTGCTGGGGTGCCGTGACGCTGACGCTCGGCGAGCGCAATCTTGCGGCCAAGGACGAAGGCCAGCGCGCGCGCACCGTCGACTACGTGAAGAGCGTGATCACCATGGTTTCCGAGCTCGATGGCCAGATCGTCACGCTCGTGCCGGCGACGGTCGGCAAGGTCGTTCCGGATGCCACCGAGGAGGAAGAGTGGCGGTGGGTCGTCGACGCCACCCGGGAATGTTTCGACCATGCGCAGAAGCAAGGCGTGCGGATCGCCGTCGAGCCGCTGAACCGCTTTGAGACCTACCTCTTCAACCGCTGTGCGCAGGCGCTGGCTCTGGCCGACGCCGTCAGCCCCGAATGCGGCGTCTGCCTCGACGCGTTCCACCTGAATATCGAGGAGGACGACATCTACGACGCGATCCGGCTCGCAGGCCCGCGCCTGTTCGATTTCCACATTGCCGACAACAACCGCTTTGCCGCCGGTCTCGGCCATCTCGACTGGCCGAAAATCATCGGCACGCTCAAGGAGATCGGCTATGACGGCGCGCTGACGAACGAGTTCGTTGCGCCGGTGGACCGCACGCCCGCCGCGAAATACCCGGACATGGTGGAGCGCGATCCCGTCGACATCCCGCCCGAGCAGCTGAAATTCATCCAGGATCACGGCTCCAGCCTGCTCACGGAGACGTTCTATTCCGACCAGATGCGCATCACGGCCGAGACGATCCTGCCGCTGATCCGATGA
- a CDS encoding FadR/GntR family transcriptional regulator, which produces MKENNLLPDLAAYLYAHSKTDSGRLPSERELAEHFSVSRGQIREALAILEAMRIVERRAKSGIYLTTNEASVEAMALFARAGVPLDPVQIYETVELRKIHEIKAAELACERATEENFERLREILKSSEERIAAGKGLAREDRDFHLEIVRATKNSVFHKVCSVYYIMGEQRLPIYFGDPDRGRRSHAEHIQIFEALLRRDGNLAQALMSAHLTGAESYWKGLIGTPGADNPDAFQMEAANARA; this is translated from the coding sequence ATGAAAGAAAACAACCTCCTCCCGGATCTGGCCGCCTATCTCTACGCACACTCCAAAACGGACAGCGGGCGCCTTCCGTCCGAACGGGAGCTTGCCGAGCATTTCTCGGTGAGCCGCGGGCAGATCCGGGAAGCGCTGGCCATCCTGGAGGCCATGCGCATCGTCGAGCGTCGCGCCAAGTCCGGCATCTATCTGACGACGAACGAGGCGAGCGTGGAGGCGATGGCACTGTTTGCCCGTGCCGGCGTTCCGCTCGATCCGGTCCAGATTTATGAGACGGTGGAGCTCAGGAAGATCCATGAGATCAAGGCAGCCGAGCTTGCCTGCGAAAGGGCGACGGAAGAGAACTTCGAGCGGCTGCGGGAGATCCTGAAGTCCTCGGAGGAGAGAATAGCCGCGGGCAAGGGTCTTGCGCGCGAGGACCGTGATTTCCACCTCGAGATCGTGCGTGCGACGAAGAACAGCGTCTTCCACAAGGTCTGCAGCGTCTATTACATCATGGGCGAACAGCGCCTGCCGATTTATTTCGGCGATCCTGACCGCGGCCGTCGTTCCCATGCCGAGCACATCCAGATCTTCGAGGCTCTCCTGCGAAGGGACGGCAATCTGGCGCAAGCGCTCATGAGCGCGCACCTGACCGGAGCCGAGAGCTACTGGAAAGGCCTGATCGGCACGCCCGGCGCGGACAACCCGGATGCGTTCCAGATGGAGGCCGCAAACGCGCGGGCTTAG
- a CDS encoding ABC transporter ATP-binding protein, which yields MTHIELNGVQKYFGDLQVIKDMNLVIEDNEFIVMLGQSGCGKTTTLRAIAGLETIDEGDILIDGRRVQHLKAADRDIAFVFQSFSLYPHMTVYENIAFPLRAMRTSRSDIDNEVKRVAGTLRITHLLDRRPSALSGGDMQRVAICRALVRQPKAMLMDEPIGALDAKLREEMRAEIKRLHVKQGSTTIYVTHDQVEAMSLADRIVIMHEGVLQQVGTPEEVYAHPQNLFVAQFVGSPVMNVMPARVREEEGAVRVVLDDTTAGFPFPRELLSKLNGHASEGALALGIRPEGVLVSREPREDYLPVEAQIIEPLGSHDIVDLKVGEGMLRARTPAGFVPRAGEQVHARIDPVQAHFFDTTSGKSLGVRL from the coding sequence ATGACCCATATCGAACTCAACGGTGTCCAGAAATATTTCGGCGACCTCCAGGTCATCAAGGACATGAACCTCGTGATCGAGGACAACGAGTTCATCGTCATGCTCGGCCAGTCGGGTTGCGGCAAGACCACGACGCTTCGCGCCATCGCTGGCCTGGAAACGATCGACGAGGGCGACATCCTCATCGATGGGCGTCGGGTTCAGCATCTCAAGGCCGCGGACCGCGACATCGCCTTCGTGTTCCAGTCCTTCTCGCTTTACCCTCACATGACCGTGTACGAGAACATCGCATTTCCGCTGCGCGCCATGCGGACAAGCCGGTCGGACATCGACAACGAGGTGAAGCGGGTCGCGGGAACATTGCGCATTACGCATCTGCTCGACCGCAGGCCGTCGGCGCTTTCGGGCGGCGACATGCAGCGCGTCGCGATTTGCCGCGCGTTGGTGCGCCAGCCAAAAGCGATGCTGATGGACGAGCCGATCGGCGCGCTCGACGCCAAGCTGCGCGAGGAGATGCGCGCCGAGATCAAGCGCCTGCACGTCAAGCAGGGATCGACCACCATCTATGTCACGCATGACCAGGTGGAGGCGATGAGCCTCGCCGACCGGATCGTCATCATGCATGAAGGCGTGCTCCAGCAGGTCGGCACGCCGGAGGAGGTCTATGCCCACCCGCAGAACCTTTTCGTGGCGCAGTTCGTCGGCAGTCCGGTGATGAACGTGATGCCCGCGCGCGTGCGGGAGGAAGAGGGTGCCGTGCGTGTCGTTCTCGATGATACGACTGCGGGGTTCCCGTTTCCGCGCGAACTTCTGTCGAAGCTGAACGGGCATGCATCCGAGGGCGCTCTCGCCCTCGGCATCCGACCGGAGGGGGTCCTGGTCTCGCGTGAGCCGCGCGAGGATTACCTGCCGGTCGAAGCGCAGATCATCGAGCCGCTCGGCTCGCACGACATCGTCGACCTCAAGGTTGGCGAGGGCATGCTGCGGGCGCGCACGCCGGCAGGTTTCGTGCCCAGGGCGGGAGAACAGGTGCATGCGCGCATCGATCCCGTGCAGGCGCACTTCTTCGATACAACGAGCGGCAAGTCGCTCGGAGTGAGGCTGTAG
- a CDS encoding hydroxyacid dehydrogenase, giving the protein MPVIFSTHNLHPHALGILKQAGEFVLASAPDQGTLLREGREADIIIVRAPLPAALFDDPPRLRAVIRHGAGLDMIPVEAATEAGVLVANVPAVNAPTVAEHVIMVTLALQRRFRLVDRDLRQAGWNAGRAHADLGRDLAGRTMGIVGMGAVGRAVCQIARSGFGLNVITATRSSTSLPEGVLRVDLDTLVVQSDVIVLCCPLTAETRGLINRERIGRMRPGALLINVSRGPVVDEAALVAALQQGSIAGAALDVFSTQPLPADHPLLALDNVILTPHAAGITDDSMMRMGTGAAEEAVRVLSGELPVNFCNPKAEARYRLRFPASA; this is encoded by the coding sequence GTGCCGGTCATTTTCTCGACGCATAATCTTCACCCCCACGCTCTGGGAATTCTGAAGCAGGCCGGCGAGTTTGTCCTTGCGAGCGCGCCCGATCAGGGGACCCTGCTTCGCGAAGGCCGCGAGGCCGACATCATCATCGTGAGGGCCCCCCTGCCCGCAGCGCTCTTCGATGATCCGCCGCGGCTGCGTGCAGTGATCCGGCACGGAGCGGGATTGGATATGATCCCGGTCGAGGCCGCGACCGAGGCGGGCGTTCTCGTCGCCAACGTGCCGGCCGTGAATGCGCCGACGGTGGCCGAACACGTGATCATGGTCACCCTGGCGCTGCAGCGGCGGTTCCGTTTGGTCGACCGCGATCTGCGTCAAGCGGGTTGGAATGCGGGACGGGCCCATGCCGACCTGGGCCGCGATCTCGCCGGGCGGACAATGGGCATCGTTGGCATGGGCGCGGTCGGGCGCGCGGTGTGCCAAATCGCCCGATCGGGTTTCGGGCTCAACGTTATCACGGCAACCCGCAGTTCCACCTCGCTTCCCGAAGGCGTTCTCAGGGTCGATCTCGATACCCTGGTCGTTCAGTCCGATGTGATCGTGCTATGCTGCCCGCTGACGGCCGAGACCAGAGGGCTCATCAACCGCGAGCGCATCGGGCGGATGAGGCCCGGGGCCCTGCTGATCAATGTCTCGCGCGGCCCGGTCGTCGACGAGGCAGCTCTTGTGGCAGCCTTGCAGCAGGGATCGATCGCGGGTGCTGCGCTGGACGTGTTCTCAACCCAGCCGCTGCCGGCGGACCATCCTCTGCTTGCACTCGACAATGTGATCCTCACGCCTCACGCGGCCGGAATCACCGACGACTCCATGATGCGAATGGGCACTGGAGCCGCTGAAGAGGCGGTGCGGGTTCTTTCCGGAGAACTTCCCGTGAACTTCTGCAATCCCAAGGCCGAAGCGCGCTACCGTCTGCGGTTTCCTGCAAGCGCCTGA
- a CDS encoding carbohydrate ABC transporter permease, which translates to MAAVKTTSEVALNRLAIVAVLIVTIIFLAPIYWIASTAFKPRNLATTIPPTVLFEPEIAPFVKLMVRRSQLREPPTAEEYAAAPWWERIVLDDGEKIVRSGRGEVQMSAYPDRFMNSIIIAISSTVLAVGMGTLTAYGFSRFKVAGEQDWLFFILSTRMLPPVVVAIPMFLMYRWFGLNDTHIGLIILYTAFNLSFSVWLMKGFIDEIPREYEEAALVDGYTRLQAFFKVVLPEAATGIAATAVFCFIIAWNEYAFALIMTNRRAQTAPPFIPSQVGSGLPDWTVIAAGTFLFLLPVAIFTFLLRNHLLRGMSFGAIRK; encoded by the coding sequence GTGGCCGCCGTCAAGACAACCTCCGAAGTCGCGCTCAACAGACTGGCCATTGTCGCCGTCCTGATCGTGACGATCATATTCCTGGCGCCGATCTACTGGATCGCCTCGACAGCCTTCAAGCCGCGCAACCTGGCGACCACGATTCCGCCGACGGTCCTGTTCGAGCCGGAAATCGCGCCGTTCGTGAAGCTGATGGTGCGCCGTTCGCAGCTTCGCGAGCCACCGACGGCCGAAGAATACGCAGCCGCGCCCTGGTGGGAGCGGATCGTTCTCGACGATGGCGAGAAGATCGTCCGGTCCGGCCGCGGCGAAGTGCAGATGTCGGCCTATCCCGACCGCTTCATGAATTCGATCATCATCGCGATTTCCTCGACGGTCCTCGCGGTCGGCATGGGCACGCTCACGGCTTACGGCTTCTCGCGCTTCAAGGTGGCCGGTGAGCAGGACTGGCTGTTCTTCATCCTGTCGACACGCATGCTGCCGCCGGTGGTCGTGGCGATACCGATGTTCCTGATGTACCGCTGGTTCGGGCTGAACGACACCCATATCGGGCTGATCATCCTCTACACCGCCTTCAACCTCTCCTTCTCCGTCTGGCTCATGAAGGGCTTCATCGACGAGATACCGAGGGAATATGAGGAAGCCGCACTTGTCGACGGCTACACGCGGCTCCAGGCCTTCTTCAAGGTCGTGCTGCCCGAAGCCGCCACCGGCATCGCGGCCACGGCAGTCTTCTGCTTCATCATCGCGTGGAACGAGTACGCCTTCGCGCTGATCATGACGAACCGCCGGGCGCAGACCGCTCCGCCCTTCATTCCAAGCCAGGTCGGCTCCGGCCTGCCGGACTGGACCGTCATCGCCGCGGGCACGTTCCTGTTCCTGCTGCCGGTCGCGATCTTCACCTTCCTCCTGCGCAATCACCTCCTGCGCGGCATGTCCTTCGGAGCGATCCGCAAATGA